The Paenibacillus uliginis N3/975 genome has a window encoding:
- a CDS encoding TorD/DmsD family molecular chaperone — translation MTISSSVRTLEVPDVCHRWLENRGTIYQLLTEFLGHWPTLSLVAHWSRSSGIGKAAELTRGGRELMQYLSGRSPEELVRICEREGAEYRRLLQHSKQRPLAESRYSPYSCRAQDLSDFYASAGTAFKKVSGEPDDHIAIELEFMTILHDRMLNSAYCEDSMLRLIDIQKKFLEEHLLTWTPAMCRELNASTISPLYLAVSRLLEEFLEYDLSMLRTWKQSCLAADEPVREVVLV, via the coding sequence ATGACGATATCATCATCTGTTCGAACATTGGAGGTACCTGACGTCTGTCACAGGTGGTTGGAAAATCGAGGGACGATTTATCAGCTACTCACTGAATTTTTGGGCCACTGGCCTACACTGTCTTTAGTTGCACATTGGAGCCGCAGCAGCGGAATTGGTAAAGCGGCGGAGCTGACCCGCGGAGGACGCGAGCTCATGCAGTACTTGAGCGGTCGTTCACCGGAGGAACTCGTACGAATTTGCGAACGGGAAGGCGCAGAGTACCGCAGATTGCTGCAGCACTCGAAGCAGCGGCCGCTTGCAGAATCCCGTTATTCTCCTTATTCGTGCCGTGCACAGGATCTATCTGACTTTTACGCTTCAGCTGGAACCGCCTTTAAGAAAGTCAGCGGAGAGCCTGACGATCATATTGCGATCGAGCTTGAATTTATGACCATACTGCATGATCGCATGCTGAACAGTGCATACTGCGAGGACAGCATGCTGCGTCTGATAGATATACAGAAAAAATTTCTGGAAGAGCATCTACTCACCTGGACTCCAGCGATGTGCAGAGAGCTGAATGCTTCTACGATAAGCCCGCTTTACTTGGCGGTTTCACGTTTACTAGAAGAGTTCCTTGAATATGATTTGTCAATGCTCCGCACCTGGAAGCAGTCTTGTCTGGCTGCAGATGAGCCGGTCCGTGAAGTCGTGTTGGTGTAA